The Candidatus Sysuiplasma jiujiangense genome includes a window with the following:
- the cas2 gene encoding CRISPR-associated endonuclease Cas2, with product MRNLYLVSYDIRDQKRWRKVFRIAKGYGTQLQYSVFYCYLSSREKVLLTSDIEKVIDHLTDRVLVVNIGGQSVGLEQRVEFLGQKTDIEDHQAVIV from the coding sequence ATGAGAAACTTGTACCTGGTGTCTTACGACATCAGAGATCAGAAGAGGTGGCGAAAAGTTTTTAGGATAGCAAAAGGGTACGGAACACAGTTGCAGTATTCTGTCTTTTACTGTTACCTATCATCACGGGAAAAGGTGCTGCTTACCAGTGATATTGAGAAGGTCATAGACCACCTCACTGATAGGGTACTTGTCGTGAATATTGGCGGACAGAGCGTTGGTTTAGAGCAAAGGGTAGAATTTTTAGGTCAGAAAACAGATATAGAAGACCATCAAGCAGTCATTGTCTGA
- a CDS encoding PIG-L family deacetylase, producing the protein MKTVLVVEPHPDDTAIMAGGTVAKLTAEGSRVIIVTVTDGERGTMDRSIKSADDLRRITRTEAARASEILGVEQQIFLGYLNHDVMFEKELELKNRIMGLIRKFKPHIVMTYDPYGKYEPNPDHRTVSFATYDAATFSHYHLECPEQIEKEGLDTHIVDEVWFYNSPEPNASFDVTDYLPKKVEAMSAYSSQLESMIEEVRQRLRSAGYRAKFLESGSKKEKILNLWVYPSLSGGRLVEKFRIIRPFITERVGYLLSSNLVEPAV; encoded by the coding sequence ATGAAAACAGTCCTTGTTGTAGAACCACATCCTGATGACACTGCGATAATGGCAGGAGGAACAGTCGCCAAGCTGACAGCTGAAGGAAGCAGGGTCATAATAGTGACCGTCACTGACGGTGAAAGAGGAACGATGGACAGAAGCATAAAATCGGCAGATGATCTCAGAAGGATCACCAGGACAGAGGCAGCCAGAGCTTCCGAAATACTTGGTGTCGAACAGCAAATATTCCTGGGTTATCTCAATCACGACGTAATGTTTGAGAAGGAATTGGAACTCAAAAACAGGATCATGGGCCTCATCAGAAAATTCAAGCCGCATATAGTGATGACTTACGATCCTTATGGTAAGTACGAGCCAAACCCCGACCACCGCACCGTCTCGTTTGCAACATATGATGCAGCCACCTTTTCGCATTACCACCTCGAGTGCCCCGAACAGATAGAGAAGGAGGGTCTTGATACGCACATAGTTGATGAAGTCTGGTTCTACAATTCACCGGAGCCAAATGCAAGTTTTGATGTGACCGATTACCTCCCAAAGAAAGTGGAAGCAATGTCTGCTTATTCAAGCCAGCTGGAATCCATGATCGAGGAGGTTAGACAGAGACTGCGTTCTGCAGGCTACCGGGCAAAGTTTCTTGAGAGCGGTTCGAAGAAGGAAAAGATACTCAACCTGTGGGTATACCCGTCGCTGAGCGGCGGCCGCCTCGTCGAGAAGTTCAGAATAATCAGGCCATTCATAACAGAGCGCGTCGGCTATCTGCTGTCCAGCAACCTCGTGGAACCGGCTGTCTGA
- the cas8c gene encoding type I-U CRISPR-associated protein Cas8c, whose translation MTPEAPDFKVNVDVTNPGQFFACCGLLELSHCLWPGAEGYFQETQFAVHALGNTERADIRSLFTEILKCKISGLSASDRDTLKSLESRKKTGHLSPEEEEKLSKLGKKARKGSLTIGKPFGLLLDWWNAEDDEGDDVAVPKTWAGRQEIEKMAVALQNALSGIQDKDLQMMLDYNCIIRKPKEDGMKARSEGKVEAFYFDDRRFAHRLDAGFSLDALKLESVSYPAVELLCLIGLQRFRPSPTTGQTRSFDYWVWTRPLGVTVGRAAACGAIQAAGSSHYRFSLRSRDDQKRYKAFSKAIPVIDRT comes from the coding sequence TTGACCCCTGAGGCGCCAGATTTCAAGGTCAATGTCGATGTGACCAACCCAGGTCAGTTCTTCGCCTGTTGCGGATTGCTGGAACTGTCGCACTGCCTGTGGCCCGGTGCAGAGGGTTATTTCCAGGAAACGCAGTTCGCGGTTCATGCGTTAGGAAATACTGAGAGGGCAGATATCAGAAGTCTCTTCACAGAAATCCTCAAATGTAAAATCTCCGGATTATCGGCTTCCGATCGTGACACTTTGAAATCCCTTGAAAGCCGGAAGAAGACTGGGCATCTTTCGCCGGAGGAGGAAGAAAAACTGTCCAAACTAGGTAAAAAGGCACGTAAGGGAAGTCTCACTATTGGAAAACCTTTCGGACTTCTTCTGGATTGGTGGAACGCAGAAGACGACGAGGGAGATGATGTGGCCGTCCCCAAAACTTGGGCAGGAAGACAAGAAATCGAGAAAATGGCAGTTGCCCTTCAGAACGCCCTTTCCGGAATACAAGATAAAGATCTTCAAATGATGCTTGATTATAATTGCATAATACGGAAGCCGAAGGAGGATGGCATGAAGGCGCGCAGTGAAGGAAAGGTTGAAGCGTTTTATTTTGACGATAGGCGTTTTGCGCATCGGCTTGATGCCGGTTTTTCTCTTGATGCACTGAAATTGGAGTCTGTGTCCTACCCTGCCGTTGAGCTTTTGTGCCTGATTGGACTGCAGAGATTCCGTCCATCGCCAACAACAGGACAGACCAGAAGCTTCGATTATTGGGTATGGACAAGGCCGCTTGGGGTAACAGTCGGCAGAGCGGCGGCCTGCGGAGCGATACAGGCAGCAGGCTCAAGTCATTACAGATTTTCATTACGCTCTCGGGATGATCAGAAACGGTACAAGGCCTTCAGTAAGGCAATCCCCGTTATAGACAGAACATGA
- a CDS encoding APC family permease, with the protein MSSGTVNEKVGVAKHASATGLVPNQVGFWGLVFQGLGGIAPIGIFFALIGTAEFVQGAMALVFLVGFVGVLMSANTLFWYSRKIANARGYYGYVKDGLGRHAATFTAYSYVLYAASNAAGLILFYLVGFSGSINLVFHTNFPWWAGIIFAGSGLAVVFYGMWSGLKPSIKAMIALGVLQMIVLTVISLIFIAKAPDNSVKPFTPYTGVSGLFLGFVTGGYLAYGGYGSIVSLGEETKAPNKTVGKALITILVIGAFAWVIASYATAVAWGLGNMKSFVTAEVPAAILTNRYIGVGATAIMTLLYDLVIYTLLNNFLTSGSRVVFAMGRDRLLPASLAKVNPKRGVPVAGIAVITGITILLAAVSTAVLVAMYGVPNGIIDSYIVLGILTTLLALLVHGMASLSIIWSGLRKRFGQLNAKRILLLVLIPIASIILTVAAIYYAVLGITFPFEAAPIVFVLFCIVLIVVLALRRDRIPALEAIGETE; encoded by the coding sequence ATGTCGTCGGGAACGGTTAATGAGAAGGTGGGAGTGGCTAAGCATGCGAGCGCAACTGGCCTTGTTCCGAATCAGGTCGGATTCTGGGGACTGGTCTTCCAGGGTCTCGGCGGCATTGCTCCGATCGGCATATTTTTTGCACTGATCGGAACAGCAGAATTCGTGCAGGGCGCAATGGCGCTGGTCTTTCTGGTAGGATTCGTGGGTGTGTTGATGTCCGCAAACACGTTATTCTGGTATTCGAGAAAAATTGCCAACGCCCGAGGCTACTATGGCTATGTGAAAGACGGCCTTGGAAGACATGCGGCAACATTTACAGCCTACAGTTATGTCCTATACGCGGCAAGCAATGCAGCTGGACTGATTCTCTTTTATCTTGTGGGTTTCAGCGGCTCAATTAATCTGGTGTTTCATACAAATTTCCCGTGGTGGGCAGGCATAATATTTGCAGGCTCAGGTCTTGCTGTTGTCTTCTATGGTATGTGGTCTGGTCTGAAGCCGAGTATCAAGGCGATGATTGCGCTTGGTGTTCTCCAGATGATAGTCCTGACAGTAATATCTCTCATCTTCATAGCGAAGGCACCTGACAACAGCGTCAAGCCCTTTACACCGTATACAGGAGTTTCAGGATTATTCCTTGGTTTTGTAACAGGAGGATACCTTGCTTACGGCGGATATGGCTCCATCGTTTCTCTGGGTGAAGAAACGAAGGCTCCAAACAAGACCGTTGGAAAGGCACTCATTACAATCCTTGTGATAGGCGCATTTGCATGGGTCATTGCCTCCTACGCGACTGCAGTAGCCTGGGGTCTTGGAAATATGAAGTCTTTCGTTACAGCAGAGGTTCCCGCAGCAATCCTCACCAACCGATATATCGGTGTCGGGGCAACTGCCATAATGACTCTGCTTTATGACCTGGTCATATACACACTGCTCAACAACTTCCTTACGTCAGGGAGCAGGGTGGTCTTTGCGATGGGAAGGGATCGCCTGCTGCCCGCATCACTTGCCAAGGTGAATCCGAAAAGAGGAGTACCTGTTGCAGGTATAGCCGTCATTACGGGTATAACCATCCTTCTTGCTGCAGTCTCGACCGCTGTCCTGGTTGCAATGTACGGCGTGCCCAACGGCATAATAGATTCATACATAGTGCTTGGAATACTCACGACACTGCTCGCATTACTCGTCCACGGAATGGCCAGCCTTTCTATAATATGGTCAGGTCTAAGAAAGAGGTTTGGTCAGCTCAATGCAAAGAGGATTTTGCTGCTTGTTTTGATTCCCATCGCATCCATAATCCTGACCGTAGCTGCCATCTACTACGCCGTACTCGGAATTACGTTTCCATTTGAAGCCGCTCCGATAGTGTTTGTATTGTTTTGCATCGTTCTCATCGTTGTTCTGGCGCTGCGAAGAGACAGAATTCCTGCGCTGGAGGCGATAGGTGAAACAGAGTGA
- a CDS encoding aminotransferase class V-fold PLP-dependent enzyme, whose translation MDGLLERLGVRKVINASGTLTRLGGSRVLPEAMGAMLEVAYDFVDMNELMEKAGSFVAKLVGAEAAFITSGAAAGIVLSVASCMTEGDPDKMAALPNTDGMKNEVLMQSAHWKDNPYAVLSTIAGAKIKLISNEAPDIESELEREISVRTAAIIHTEYSPDDSLPLTNVVRIARSHGVKVIVDAAAELPPAEALTEFLEAGADAVIFSGGKDISAPNDTGVILGRKDIIDHARLLGPLSYLNVGGQMRTFIGRPMKTSKEDIVAFVTAFEKYLSLDHAQRIRRWNDICDRLVKSVRAATDDRISIEKVIPGKGERIRPVVAPRIKFNISGIEPEIISERLKRYEPPVYVICRDDGIYINPQCLRDDEVAIVESALLSVSGVKSNRSTGDVPGLGKGGIYSHFTSAGGLVFVSGVSGQDSQTETTFADQLSTTMMKLERILQEAGSSLQDVLKFTVYLSSKEFFSELNEVFAKRFPSNPPSRTTIVCDFVAPFMKVEIDAVAIKTHHTKEG comes from the coding sequence GTGGACGGTTTGCTTGAACGGCTGGGTGTAAGGAAAGTCATTAACGCAAGCGGAACCCTAACGCGACTCGGCGGATCAAGGGTCTTGCCTGAAGCAATGGGTGCCATGCTTGAGGTCGCTTATGATTTCGTAGACATGAATGAGCTCATGGAAAAGGCAGGCTCATTCGTTGCAAAACTCGTGGGTGCCGAAGCCGCATTCATAACTTCTGGAGCGGCTGCCGGGATCGTTCTGTCAGTTGCATCCTGTATGACTGAAGGTGATCCAGACAAAATGGCCGCGCTTCCGAATACTGATGGTATGAAAAATGAGGTACTGATGCAATCGGCTCACTGGAAGGATAACCCTTATGCAGTCCTTTCCACGATAGCCGGTGCTAAGATAAAATTGATCAGCAACGAAGCGCCAGACATTGAGAGCGAACTGGAAAGGGAAATCTCAGTCAGAACAGCTGCAATAATCCATACAGAATACTCTCCGGACGATTCACTGCCTCTCACAAATGTGGTCAGGATAGCAAGATCACATGGAGTTAAAGTGATAGTCGATGCTGCCGCCGAACTTCCGCCTGCGGAAGCACTGACAGAATTTCTAGAGGCGGGTGCCGACGCCGTGATCTTCAGCGGCGGAAAGGACATTTCCGCACCCAATGATACTGGCGTCATCCTGGGAAGGAAGGACATCATCGACCATGCCAGGCTTTTGGGACCATTGAGCTATCTCAACGTTGGCGGACAGATGAGAACTTTTATCGGCAGACCCATGAAGACAAGCAAGGAGGACATTGTCGCGTTTGTCACAGCATTTGAGAAATATCTGAGCTTGGACCATGCTCAAAGAATCAGGAGATGGAACGACATCTGTGATCGGCTTGTAAAATCGGTAAGAGCTGCAACGGACGACAGGATCAGCATAGAGAAGGTCATTCCCGGAAAGGGAGAGCGCATCAGACCTGTCGTTGCACCTAGGATAAAATTCAACATTTCGGGAATAGAACCGGAGATTATATCTGAAAGACTGAAAAGGTATGAACCGCCTGTCTATGTTATTTGCCGCGACGACGGAATCTACATCAATCCGCAGTGTCTGAGAGATGACGAAGTCGCAATCGTGGAGAGTGCCCTCCTTTCTGTTTCGGGAGTCAAATCCAACAGGAGCACCGGCGATGTCCCAGGACTGGGAAAAGGAGGAATATACAGCCACTTCACCTCAGCGGGTGGGCTTGTGTTCGTATCCGGTGTCAGCGGTCAGGACAGTCAGACCGAAACGACATTTGCGGATCAACTGAGCACGACAATGATGAAGCTTGAAAGAATCCTGCAGGAAGCTGGCTCCTCTCTCCAGGACGTGTTGAAGTTTACAGTCTATCTTTCGAGCAAGGAATTTTTCAGCGAGCTTAACGAAGTGTTTGCAAAAAGGTTTCCGTCAAATCCGCCCTCTAGGACGACCATCGTCTGCGATTTCGTTGCGCCTTTTATGAAAGTTGAGATTGACGCTGTTGCGATCAAAACACACCATACAAAAGAAGGTTGA
- a CDS encoding VOC family protein has protein sequence MPVTDPDTCIPRLFRVILPVSDIEKAQKFYSSLLNMEGSRVSPGRHYFQCGGTILACFDPRKDGDNFDLPPNPDHIYFSVRNLNAVFRRAQVLGAVILDEIGTRPWGETSFYLKDPFGNKICFVQEETVFTGQ, from the coding sequence ATGCCTGTTACAGATCCGGATACTTGTATTCCGAGACTCTTCAGGGTCATACTTCCTGTAAGCGACATAGAAAAGGCTCAGAAATTTTACTCCTCATTGCTTAACATGGAGGGAAGTAGGGTCTCTCCCGGAAGGCATTATTTCCAGTGCGGCGGCACAATACTTGCATGTTTTGACCCAAGGAAAGATGGTGACAATTTCGATCTCCCCCCAAATCCAGATCACATATATTTCTCAGTCAGGAATCTCAATGCTGTCTTCAGAAGAGCGCAGGTATTGGGAGCTGTAATTTTAGATGAGATTGGGACAAGACCCTGGGGAGAAACATCATTCTACCTGAAGGACCCGTTTGGGAATAAAATTTGTTTCGTTCAGGAGGAAACCGTATTTACGGGACAGTAA
- the cas1 gene encoding CRISPR-associated endonuclease Cas1, which translates to MLNEFSYCPRLFYLEWVQGEFAHNDDTLEGEFVHHRVDKESGNIGVADGIEETENIHARSVSLSSDKLGIVAKLDIIEGNNDELCPVDYKKGEVPNNEYRSFEPERIQVCAQAIILRENGYRCNEASIYYAGSKIRIPVPITDELVSRTLKLVEQAKVTADCPAIPPPLVDSPKCPRCSLVGICLPDEVIALSRVKLNNIDKEEVRSLLPARDDALPLYVQEQGAMVAKRGEELEIRSKGDVIATAKLFETSTLALFGNVQVTTQAIRELCIRGISLCYFSFGGWFYGITNGMTHKNIMLRQCQFKTASEEQLSLHIARRIICGKIRNCRTMLRRNCETSPDAALEELARLAESALQIDSAGELFGIEGAAGRVYFSHFAEMIKANGQTIKFDFHARNRRPPRDAVNALLSFTYALLVSTTTTVLMSVGFDPYLGFFHQPRYGRPSLSLDLMEEFRPLIADSTVISLINNGEITAEDFVERAGSVALKPDARKKVMRSYERRLETQITHPVFGYSISYRRVLEVQARLLGRTLTGEINEYPMFLTR; encoded by the coding sequence ATGCTAAATGAATTCTCCTACTGCCCTCGTCTATTCTATCTTGAGTGGGTGCAGGGAGAGTTTGCGCACAACGACGACACTCTTGAAGGAGAATTTGTTCATCACAGAGTTGACAAAGAAAGCGGAAATATCGGGGTGGCAGATGGGATTGAAGAGACAGAGAATATACACGCAAGGTCAGTTTCATTATCCAGCGACAAGCTAGGAATAGTCGCCAAACTTGACATTATAGAAGGCAATAATGATGAATTGTGCCCTGTTGATTACAAGAAGGGAGAAGTCCCAAATAATGAATATAGAAGTTTTGAGCCTGAGAGGATCCAGGTTTGTGCGCAAGCGATAATTCTGAGAGAAAACGGATATCGCTGCAATGAAGCATCGATATACTATGCAGGTTCCAAGATTCGAATTCCTGTACCAATAACAGACGAATTGGTAAGCAGAACGCTGAAATTAGTTGAACAGGCAAAGGTTACTGCAGATTGCCCTGCCATTCCGCCTCCGCTTGTTGACAGCCCCAAATGCCCGCGTTGCTCCCTTGTTGGCATTTGTCTTCCTGATGAGGTTATTGCTCTTTCACGTGTGAAATTGAACAATATTGACAAAGAAGAAGTAAGAAGCCTTCTACCAGCTAGAGACGATGCTCTGCCCCTCTACGTCCAGGAACAAGGGGCAATGGTTGCTAAAAGGGGGGAAGAACTGGAAATCAGAAGCAAAGGCGATGTGATAGCAACGGCAAAGCTATTCGAAACTTCGACCCTGGCGTTATTTGGTAATGTTCAGGTCACCACTCAAGCGATTCGCGAGCTGTGTATACGTGGTATTTCCTTATGCTATTTCTCATTTGGCGGATGGTTTTACGGCATTACAAACGGGATGACTCACAAGAACATTATGCTGCGACAGTGCCAGTTCAAAACCGCATCCGAAGAACAGTTGTCGCTTCACATAGCGAGGCGAATAATATGTGGTAAGATCCGAAACTGCAGGACCATGTTGAGAAGAAATTGCGAAACTTCTCCTGATGCAGCCCTGGAAGAACTTGCCAGGCTGGCAGAAAGTGCATTGCAGATAGATTCTGCCGGTGAACTGTTTGGAATTGAAGGGGCAGCTGGAAGAGTGTATTTTTCCCACTTCGCTGAAATGATCAAAGCCAACGGACAGACAATCAAATTCGATTTTCACGCCAGGAACCGGAGACCGCCAAGAGACGCGGTTAACGCGCTTTTGTCATTCACATACGCACTACTTGTAAGCACAACAACTACAGTACTTATGAGTGTGGGTTTCGATCCATACCTAGGTTTTTTTCACCAGCCCAGATACGGGCGTCCATCTTTGTCATTGGACCTAATGGAGGAGTTCAGGCCCTTAATTGCAGATTCAACCGTCATCAGTCTTATCAATAATGGAGAGATCACAGCAGAAGACTTTGTCGAACGCGCCGGATCTGTCGCGCTAAAGCCAGATGCCCGAAAGAAGGTCATGCGTTCATACGAGCGCAGACTTGAAACTCAAATCACCCATCCGGTATTTGGTTATTCAATAAGTTATAGACGAGTGCTGGAAGTGCAGGCTAGATTGCTTGGCAGAACACTTACGGGAGAGATCAATGAATATCCAATGTTCCTGACGAGGTAG
- the cas5u6u gene encoding type I-U CRISPR-associated protein Cas5/Cas6, which produces MTRYLCLSVTFLNRVFHGKNDDGKPEWPPSPMRLYQALIAGTRAGSYAGSWSDEKADAFNWLESRQPPLIFAPDVEQSNGHLIFVPDNVSDREFERSDRLVTKVVHANYLLNGDTVYFLWHLGEESDLKHAEIICREARHILALGWGIDQVVGNGIILDDAGAIALSGRRWRPMKNVFLPGAHALRTPKDGLLKDLESVHHSFVHRLDSSFFRPPLKSSRFDRVIYLRQDSTPPRYFAAFELPDGISFRQEDVVKVAAMTRSLACNHAKVDTHTFPGGVETYVAGHAGTQDTTPPRFSYMPLPSIGGEHADGMIRRIIIAEPFGGDDTHAGWARRRLIGTVLKDRDGRQCGRLLNPWRQTSSFMFRRYTGESYSWSTVTPVILPGHDERSAVKAEKLFLTAVRQAGLSVESVSDISMRKAPFFPGSCHPRSYFLPDYIRTKGWPGWHVNITFREPFHGPLAIGAGRHIGLGVFAGSGI; this is translated from the coding sequence ATGACAAGGTATCTCTGCCTTTCGGTCACGTTTTTGAATCGTGTATTCCATGGCAAGAACGATGACGGCAAACCGGAGTGGCCACCCTCCCCAATGCGCTTGTATCAGGCTTTAATTGCCGGAACACGAGCAGGTAGCTATGCAGGCAGTTGGTCAGACGAAAAGGCAGATGCTTTTAATTGGCTGGAAAGCCGCCAGCCTCCGCTAATTTTTGCCCCGGATGTTGAGCAGTCAAATGGCCATCTTATCTTTGTCCCGGACAACGTTAGCGACAGAGAGTTCGAGCGTTCAGATCGTCTCGTGACCAAAGTGGTACATGCTAATTATCTTTTGAATGGAGATACGGTATACTTTCTTTGGCATCTCGGCGAGGAAAGTGATTTGAAGCATGCTGAGATTATTTGCCGAGAGGCTCGCCATATCCTTGCATTGGGTTGGGGAATCGATCAGGTAGTTGGCAACGGCATAATCCTAGATGATGCCGGAGCCATCGCTTTGTCCGGAAGGCGGTGGCGCCCGATGAAGAATGTATTTTTGCCTGGAGCCCATGCACTGCGCACTCCGAAAGACGGCTTGCTCAAAGATCTCGAAAGTGTGCATCATTCATTTGTCCACAGACTGGACTCATCGTTTTTCAGACCACCGCTCAAATCCAGTCGGTTTGATCGTGTAATCTACCTGCGTCAGGATTCCACACCCCCCCGTTATTTTGCCGCATTCGAGCTTCCAGACGGGATATCTTTTCGCCAGGAGGATGTTGTCAAAGTTGCCGCAATGACACGCTCTTTGGCCTGCAATCATGCCAAAGTGGATACACACACGTTCCCAGGTGGTGTTGAAACTTATGTTGCTGGCCATGCAGGAACACAGGACACCACTCCACCTCGTTTCTCTTACATGCCGCTGCCGTCAATTGGCGGTGAACATGCAGACGGAATGATCCGCCGAATTATCATAGCCGAACCCTTCGGAGGAGATGATACACATGCAGGGTGGGCGAGGCGCCGCCTTATCGGCACAGTACTGAAAGATCGTGATGGCAGGCAGTGTGGCAGGCTCCTAAATCCATGGCGCCAAACATCATCCTTTATGTTCAGGCGCTATACCGGCGAGTCTTATAGTTGGTCTACAGTCACTCCGGTCATACTGCCTGGACACGATGAGAGGTCAGCAGTGAAGGCAGAAAAATTATTCCTAACTGCAGTCCGTCAGGCGGGACTGTCGGTTGAAAGTGTATCGGATATTAGCATGCGCAAGGCCCCCTTTTTTCCTGGATCCTGTCATCCACGCTCGTACTTTCTGCCGGATTACATCAGAACAAAGGGATGGCCCGGCTGGCATGTGAACATCACTTTCCGTGAACCTTTTCATGGCCCACTTGCAATAGGCGCAGGACGTCACATAGGACTTGGCGTCTTTGCTGGAAGTGGAATTTAA
- the cas7u gene encoding type I-U CRISPR-associated protein Cas7 yields the protein MGDRQISLNIYDEWLRDESDAAAIVMRQLLEPVGGKDSVIFPPTYASPPGKKDEEWTGYNIDRFNDGHSVCQIDSVGSQANRMEPIFKKGECSKLIPQVIIKAGDREVNLLDAGHRAADAIVRFSTLSDELKDAFSKYQNGGNADALAKIAPTSIVFGSWDSRGTQAKLPRIVGSVIRAYDVDVLHRSAQYSTIAGEIIEGGEAEVIESGPKAELGLAHVPAVRKHGGIRVRGDIRRDATLNLAAIRALKGLDGGMTLKLRRYILGLALVAITWPQETFLREGCQLVPDQKHPVEWQVVRNDGSREAFSLQHSEAINFAQMASAEFGVGSSRTGTFDSKAAKKAIDDSNSKKRKTSRQIPEEQANEG from the coding sequence ATGGGCGACCGACAGATTAGTCTGAATATTTATGATGAATGGCTGAGAGATGAAAGCGATGCAGCCGCGATAGTCATGAGGCAGTTGCTTGAGCCTGTAGGTGGAAAAGATTCCGTCATATTCCCGCCGACTTACGCTTCTCCTCCCGGGAAGAAGGATGAAGAATGGACAGGCTATAATATTGACCGGTTTAATGACGGACACAGTGTCTGTCAGATAGACAGTGTTGGCTCCCAGGCTAACCGCATGGAGCCTATTTTCAAGAAAGGGGAATGCAGCAAGTTGATCCCCCAGGTTATCATCAAGGCTGGCGATCGTGAAGTTAATCTGCTGGACGCGGGTCATCGTGCCGCCGACGCAATAGTGCGTTTCTCAACACTTTCCGACGAGTTGAAAGATGCTTTCAGCAAGTATCAAAACGGCGGAAATGCTGACGCGCTTGCGAAAATTGCACCAACCTCTATCGTGTTCGGTTCATGGGACTCACGCGGCACTCAGGCAAAATTGCCCAGAATTGTCGGTTCAGTGATCCGTGCTTACGATGTTGATGTGCTACATCGTTCTGCGCAATACTCGACCATCGCAGGGGAAATCATAGAAGGGGGTGAGGCAGAAGTTATAGAATCCGGACCCAAGGCAGAACTTGGGTTGGCGCACGTTCCGGCAGTTCGAAAACATGGCGGTATCAGGGTTAGAGGGGACATCAGGCGAGACGCCACTTTGAATCTTGCAGCGATCCGTGCTCTGAAGGGTTTGGACGGCGGAATGACCTTGAAGCTTCGCCGGTACATTCTAGGTTTGGCTCTTGTGGCAATTACCTGGCCACAGGAAACATTCCTGCGAGAAGGTTGCCAGCTCGTCCCGGATCAAAAGCATCCGGTTGAGTGGCAGGTGGTCCGAAACGACGGAAGCCGCGAAGCTTTCAGCCTGCAGCATTCGGAAGCCATAAATTTTGCTCAGATGGCCTCTGCAGAATTTGGTGTGGGGTCCAGCAGGACGGGGACTTTCGACTCTAAGGCGGCAAAGAAGGCGATAGACGATTCAAACTCAAAGAAAAGAAAGACCAGCCGTCAGATCCCGGAAGAACAAGCAAATGAAGGATAG